CAACCTAACCCTCACCGCCTCATCAGTAGATAAACTGCAAGCCATATCTGAATGCGCTGCGCATATGAAACAAACAGCGCGTGTGCATTTAAAGATCGATACCGGTATGGAACGTATTGGAGTGCACTGGTATAGCGCCGAAAAACTAATTAGTGCTGCTCGTGATTGCAAAAATGTTTTGGTCGAAGGCATCTTTTCACACTTTGCCAACTCCGACGCACCTGCAACCACACTTACACATGCACAATTACAACTTGAACGCTTTAATGAGGTCTTGCACTTTTACGATAAGCATTCGCTAAAGCGCCCACTAGTGCACATGGCTAATTCTGGCGCGGTGTTGCAGTTGCCTGAATCATACTTTGATATGGTGCGACCAGGTCTACTGCTATATGGTGCTTATCCCGCAGATCATATTGCCCGTACCATAAAAGTAAGCTCCGCGCTGCGCTGGAAAACCCAAGTAGTCTTTTTTAAAGTAGTCTTACCCAATAATCCGGTTAGTTATGGATCTTTATGGAGACCAAAGACCCAAACTCGTGTTGTTACTCTGCCAGTGGGCTATGGTGATGGCTATATGCGTGCTATGACCGGTAAGGCCGAAGTATTAATTAATGGCAAACGCTATCCCGTGGTTGGACGCATTTGCATGGACCAAGTCATGGTCGATATTGGTAATGATAGTGCCTACAATGGAGATGAGGTAGTGCTATTAGGCAGCGATGGTAAGCAACTTATTAGCATAGAAGAAATGGCGACCTGGGCTCAAACTATTGCTCACGAAATTTTAACCAGCATAAATACTCGGGTACCTAGACTTTACTTCAATCGTTTACAAAACCCTGCAAAGGTTAAAAATTGAAAATGAATCACCTTAAAATCTTTAAAGTATTGCTATTTATTATTAGCGGTTTTTTTTCTGGTGTGATTGCCACCTTGAGCTTTAACGCCATCGCTGGCAATGCTGCAGGTGAAATAATTTTAAACAAACTTGAGATTTTAGCTCAAGTATTCGGACAAATCGAAAACCAATATATTGACGCGATTTCACCAACTAAACTGGTGTATAGTGCTGCAAAAGGGGTGGTATCTGCACTTGATGAACATTCTGCATTTTTTACCCCCGACGAGTTTAACGAAATTATAAACATAACCGAAGGCGAATATGCCGGAATTGGTATCGAGATAGACTGGGAAAATAAAACACCTAAAATTATAACGATACTTGCTAATTCACCAGCATCGCATAGTGACCTTAAAGTCGGTGATAAAATTGTTGCAATCGACGATGTAGCTATCGCTGACTTAGCAGAAGAGTTAGTACTAAAAAAAATGCATGGGCCTGTGGGTAGTAAAATCACCCTCAGTATTGAACGCCTGAAAGAAAACACGATTAAAAAAATTACTTTAGTGCGTAGTTGGTTGCGTGTCAGTCCGTTAATTTCACGAAACCTCAATGATAATATTATCTATGTACAAATTAAAACATTCTCACGCCGGGTTTCATTTGAACTTAAATCGCTTTTAGCCAAAACTAGTGATGCTAGTGCTATGGTGCTTGATTTACGCGGCGACCCCGGTGGGTTATTCGATGAAGCGGTAGCCATAGCTGATTTATTTTTACTAGAAGGACCAATTGTTACAGTCGTTGGTCGCAATGGAGTTACTCTTGAACGCTACCATGCCAACATTCAAGGCAATGAACCACAATATCCCATTGCCGTATTGATCGATAATGGTACTGCATCTGCCGCAGAGATTGTTGCTGGTTCTCTCACAGATCGCAATCGTGCAAGATTGTTTGGTAGTAAAACCTATGGCAAAGGCTCTGTACAAAATATACTTAATTTAAGTGATGGTTCTGGCCTTAAACTTACCGTGGCGCGCTATTACACCCCCTCAGGTAAAACCATTGATAAACAAGGAATTTCTCCTCATGAAGTAATTCAAAAAACCGCAGATAAAGATGAACCGCTTGATGCCGCGCTCTCATGGCTGCATTTGCAGTTGGCCCAGGTGCGCGCTGAAAAAATGAATTCAGGCCAATAAAAATAAAAAGTTTCACGTAACTATTCCTATAAGCTAAGAGCTTTCTCGATAAGTGCTGGTTCTAAATGGGCAAGGTCGTCGGGTCGTTCGAGAAATGGTTGCAAGTCAGTCATGACTTCGGCCCAATCTAAAGAATGCAAACGAGCACAAACAGCCTCACGCCAATCAACCGCATGTATTGGCGCATGAGTTTGTGCAAGCGCATGGGTTAACATTGCAAGGTTGGGTTCAAGTATGCGTTTATCGGTAAGAAACCAGACCAGATCAAACCAATCTCTTCCTTTATTATAGGGGCGACAAAGAATTGCGTGGATTTTACCAGCGAATAGCGAGGCTAGGTCATTGTGACGTAAGGCTACAGGGTAAAACTTTTGCATCAGGGTTACCTCGGTCACCGCACCTTCGGGTGGTTCGCAGTCAATCTCAAGTTTGATTTGCATTGATAGACGTTGGTCTTTTGTCCAGCCGATATCGTATGGGATCCCTATGTAACGAAAAAAAGCACTAGCAACCGTGCGACTGGATTTTGCCTTGGTGCTGACATTATAACCTGCTGCCTGCAGGTCGCGGGTGAGTCGACTAAATAACGCGTTTACATCAAAAGAAGTCTTTGGGTTGTTCGGCTCATGCAAAAAAACTGTGGAGAAGTCGAGATCTTCAGAAAATCGAGGTAATCTATGCAGAAGTCTAAGCGCCGTACCGCCAACGAAACTCAAATGACGAAAGGCCCCTGCAGTATGCAGCAGTCGTAATAGATAGACCTGTAAGTATTCACGAGCAATATTGTACCTTTTTTCGTTACTTGTAGTGGATGTGATTTGTAGAAGGTGATCTTTCATGGCACTATATCATTCCAACCATCCTCTTGTTTCACGAGTAATTGCCTCAGACGTGACATGGTATGCCAAAATTGCGGTTTTTTAGTGCGTGTGGCTATATCAGCAATTTCTTTCCAATCGAGTTGCTCGGTGTTCTGTAGTCGTAGTTCGTAAAAACGGGCAGCAGTCAACTCGCCTTTAGAAAAATAGAGAAGATCGGCAAGGGCTTTATCCGGTGTTGCAACGAAAATCTTGTGTCCACTTACAAACATTTCTTGGTAGCCAAAAAACCATGAGAGTGGTGCATGTTTATAATCGAACTGACCTTCTGCGGTTGCGAAAATTGCTGCTCGTTTAGTGGTAACCGATTGTACCACAGGCACGTTCTCAGGGATCATCTGATAAATTGCTAAAGCGCGTTCGCAACTGACATATGAAGGGGAAAGTAGTAGATTGGCGATAACCTCAGCAGACGGGTGGTTTCGTCGCAGGTGCTCAGGCAGTAAATAAACACCACGTCGTAATTGTATAAGCTTGCCAGAAATTATCCAACGGTTAAGCTGCACTGATAAAGCTTTAGGGTCGAGCCCCAAAGAACGTAGCCCAGCAGATTCGATTACTGGGAGATCATTAGCAAATTTAAGCAATTCCTCGTAGTGCATCAGATATAATTTAACATTTATGATAGATTATTGCAATTTTCGGGTATCAGGGATTTCAAGGCTGTTAGTTGAGCGATCTTAAAGTACTTTTTCCCTCGCCCACAATAGCGTATCTCTTATCTGTGATATTAACTCGCAATAGGTCATCTCGCGGCTTTCTTCTGAGCGCAAGGTTACCGATTTATATAAAGTCAGCAAGGTATGAGCTAAACGCTTAAGTAGCATCACCACCAAAGCGCCATTGGCAACATACTACTAACAAACAATCGGGATTGAGTAGCTATAAGTTCATCGTTTTCATAAGTATAGCAAACTACCTTGAATATAGTTTTATTATGCGGCCACATAACGCCGTCGTATATTTTTTAATTTATCTTGGCGGTATTTGCCTTCGCAACCGAGCGCATATAAAGCTTGCACACTAAAAATTTGTTGCCCTTGCTTTGTTCATTAATAGTTATAGGTTTATTATCGCCTAATAGTAACTTGATCGTTTTATACATTACTCAATTCATGATAATTGGCGCTTTGCGTTAAAAATTCAAGTAATCTTCCCCGACACATTGCGCTCTGTGACGAACCCATGTACATCGCCTTGCGGTGGACTAAATTAAAACTAATTTAATGCGGCAAATTAAAAGTTTATTTGAGGTTATATGATGTCAGACGTTGATTCTTCGGCATTAAAAGCACTTGTACGTATAGCTGATCAACCACCAGCTGAAATGCCGACTCTGATTCTTGATGATTTTGTGCCATTTCCAGGGCCGGTAGTACCTCTTTTGTTAGATCGTGAAGAACGTCGTCGCGCAGTTTTACACGCTCGCCACCACGGTGGTTACGTACTTTTAATCAACAAAACGCAAGATGCCGAAGGACAAAGCGATAACAAAGAAACTCCAGCTCCTAATTTAACCTCCTTTGCTGATGACACTGAAATCGAAACAATTTCAGAAATCGAAACTCCGAAAATCCCAGCAGATACTAAACACCCTGAAATAAATCAAAACGATGATTCTTTAGATGAATTAGCTAAAGATGAAGAACCAATTCCTAGTACTGGTCTAGGTGTTAAAGTTGA
Above is a genomic segment from Deltaproteobacteria bacterium containing:
- the alr gene encoding alanine racemase; this encodes MNQLNEPTITTSGITRPTALEVDLAKLTANYHAVQKHTGVAVMPILKANAYGHGLIEVGRHFDLLGASYLGVAYLEEGISLRRANIQAPILVLGGIVGNQIPHFIEYNLTLTASSVDKLQAISECAAHMKQTARVHLKIDTGMERIGVHWYSAEKLISAARDCKNVLVEGIFSHFANSDAPATTLTHAQLQLERFNEVLHFYDKHSLKRPLVHMANSGAVLQLPESYFDMVRPGLLLYGAYPADHIARTIKVSSALRWKTQVVFFKVVLPNNPVSYGSLWRPKTQTRVVTLPVGYGDGYMRAMTGKAEVLINGKRYPVVGRICMDQVMVDIGNDSAYNGDEVVLLGSDGKQLISIEEMATWAQTIAHEILTSINTRVPRLYFNRLQNPAKVKN
- a CDS encoding S41 family peptidase; amino-acid sequence: MNHLKIFKVLLFIISGFFSGVIATLSFNAIAGNAAGEIILNKLEILAQVFGQIENQYIDAISPTKLVYSAAKGVVSALDEHSAFFTPDEFNEIINITEGEYAGIGIEIDWENKTPKIITILANSPASHSDLKVGDKIVAIDDVAIADLAEELVLKKMHGPVGSKITLSIERLKENTIKKITLVRSWLRVSPLISRNLNDNIIYVQIKTFSRRVSFELKSLLAKTSDASAMVLDLRGDPGGLFDEAVAIADLFLLEGPIVTVVGRNGVTLERYHANIQGNEPQYPIAVLIDNGTASAAEIVAGSLTDRNRARLFGSKTYGKGSVQNILNLSDGSGLKLTVARYYTPSGKTIDKQGISPHEVIQKTADKDEPLDAALSWLHLQLAQVRAEKMNSGQ
- a CDS encoding type IV toxin-antitoxin system AbiEi family antitoxin domain-containing protein; the encoded protein is MHYEELLKFANDLPVIESAGLRSLGLDPKALSVQLNRWIISGKLIQLRRGVYLLPEHLRRNHPSAEVIANLLLSPSYVSCERALAIYQMIPENVPVVQSVTTKRAAIFATAEGQFDYKHAPLSWFFGYQEMFVSGHKIFVATPDKALADLLYFSKGELTAARFYELRLQNTEQLDWKEIADIATRTKKPQFWHTMSRLRQLLVKQEDGWNDIVP
- a CDS encoding nucleotidyl transferase AbiEii/AbiGii toxin family protein, with the translated sequence MKDHLLQITSTTSNEKRYNIAREYLQVYLLRLLHTAGAFRHLSFVGGTALRLLHRLPRFSEDLDFSTVFLHEPNNPKTSFDVNALFSRLTRDLQAAGYNVSTKAKSSRTVASAFFRYIGIPYDIGWTKDQRLSMQIKLEIDCEPPEGAVTEVTLMQKFYPVALRHNDLASLFAGKIHAILCRPYNKGRDWFDLVWFLTDKRILEPNLAMLTHALAQTHAPIHAVDWREAVCARLHSLDWAEVMTDLQPFLERPDDLAHLEPALIEKALSL